A region from the Streptomyces tsukubensis genome encodes:
- a CDS encoding aminoglycoside phosphotransferase family protein translates to MDFEAPRRLVRALAEGDSTQEDALWLTRLPELLARTVEQTGLVVERVVAPGGRGSLVVLVHLPDGTPAALKLAPPSAATGHERTALETWDGSGAVRLLGDAGPTGLLLERLHPEVSVRSLPEAKAVLEASGTLRRLWAPPPPGHGLPSVADRTAAAAERLRAADPGDTVAPLIDAALAVREELLAAGEPEAFLLHGCFHQGKVLAGDRAPWLAVGPSPLVGERAYDLARLARDRAEDLVATTAGPSTARRRVGRLADSLDLDRDRVLGWTLFRTVTAAVAAMRADRAREAEPLLEFASWL, encoded by the coding sequence ATGGATTTCGAAGCGCCCCGGCGTCTGGTGCGGGCGCTCGCCGAAGGCGACAGCACACAGGAAGACGCACTCTGGCTCACCCGGCTGCCGGAGCTGCTCGCCCGCACGGTCGAACAGACCGGACTGGTCGTCGAGCGGGTGGTGGCACCCGGCGGCCGCGGCAGCCTCGTCGTCCTCGTACACCTCCCCGACGGCACCCCCGCAGCCCTGAAACTCGCCCCGCCGTCGGCCGCGACCGGCCACGAACGGACCGCCCTGGAAACCTGGGACGGCTCCGGGGCCGTCCGGCTCCTCGGCGACGCGGGCCCCACCGGTCTGCTGCTGGAACGGCTCCACCCCGAAGTGTCCGTACGCTCCTTGCCCGAAGCCAAAGCCGTCCTGGAGGCCTCGGGCACCCTGCGCAGGCTCTGGGCCCCGCCGCCTCCCGGGCACGGCCTCCCGTCCGTGGCGGACCGCACAGCCGCCGCGGCGGAGCGTCTGCGGGCCGCGGACCCCGGCGACACCGTGGCGCCCCTGATCGACGCGGCCCTTGCCGTACGGGAGGAGCTGCTGGCCGCCGGGGAACCCGAGGCCTTCCTGCTGCACGGCTGCTTCCACCAGGGCAAGGTGCTGGCCGGTGACCGGGCCCCGTGGCTCGCGGTCGGGCCCTCACCGCTCGTCGGGGAACGGGCCTACGACCTGGCGCGGCTGGCCCGGGACCGCGCGGAGGACCTGGTCGCCACCACCGCGGGCCCCTCGACGGCCCGCCGCCGGGTGGGGCGCCTCGCCGACTCGCTGGACCTGGACCGGGACCGGGTCCTCGGCTGGACGCTGTTCCGCACGGTGACGGCGGCGGTCGCGGCGATGCGCGCGGACCGCGCGCGGGAAGCGGAACCGCTGCTGGAGTTCGCGTCCTGGCTGTAG
- a CDS encoding ferritin-like domain-containing protein — protein MSRDREPLAAVQAALAAEHAAVYGYGVVGARIGTARQPEARAAHTAHRARRDALIRAVRDLGGTPVAAAPAYALPFPVPDAAAAGRLAAHLEDRTAGACSDLVRAAQGALRTEAAAALREAAVRSVRWSGTGVAFPGLVERSAATGRPAGA, from the coding sequence ATGAGCAGGGACCGGGAACCGCTGGCCGCCGTCCAGGCGGCGCTCGCCGCCGAACACGCGGCGGTGTACGGGTACGGAGTCGTCGGCGCCCGCATCGGCACGGCCCGGCAGCCCGAGGCCCGGGCCGCCCACACCGCGCACCGGGCCCGCCGGGACGCCCTGATCCGGGCCGTCCGCGACCTCGGCGGCACCCCCGTGGCCGCCGCACCTGCCTACGCCCTGCCCTTCCCCGTACCGGACGCCGCAGCCGCCGGGCGCCTCGCGGCCCATCTGGAGGACCGGACCGCCGGCGCCTGCTCCGACCTGGTCAGGGCCGCGCAGGGGGCCCTGCGGACCGAAGCGGCGGCCGCACTGCGGGAGGCGGCGGTGCGGTCCGTGCGCTGGAGCGGCACCGGCGTAGCCTTTCCTGGGCTCGTCGAGCGTTCGGCGGCCACCGGCCGACCGGCCGGAGCGTAG
- the ispG gene encoding flavodoxin-dependent (E)-4-hydroxy-3-methylbut-2-enyl-diphosphate synthase, which produces MTAISLGMPSVPTKLADRRVSRKIQVGSVAVGGDAPVSVQSMTTTRTSDIGATLQQIAELTASGCQIVRVACPTQDDADALAVIARKSQIPVIADIHFQPKYVFAAIDAGCAAVRVNPGNIKQFDDQVKEIAKAAGEAGTPIRIGVNAGSLDRRLLQKYGKATPEALVESALWEASLFEEHGFRDIKISVKHNDPVVMVNAYRQLAAQCDYPLHLGVTEAGPAFQGTIKSAVAFGALLSEGIGDTIRVSLSAPPAEEVKVGIQILESLNLRQRRLEIVSCPSCGRAQVDVYKLADEVTAGLEGMEVPLRVAVMGCVVNGPGEAREADLGVASGNGKGQIFVKGEVIKTVPESKIVETLIEEAMKIAEQMEKDGVASGEPTVAIGA; this is translated from the coding sequence ATGACCGCGATTTCTCTCGGTATGCCTTCCGTTCCGACCAAGCTCGCGGACCGCCGCGTGAGCCGGAAGATCCAGGTCGGATCAGTCGCCGTCGGCGGGGACGCGCCCGTCTCGGTCCAGTCCATGACCACCACCAGGACCTCCGACATCGGCGCCACCCTCCAGCAGATCGCCGAGCTGACCGCGTCCGGCTGCCAGATCGTCCGGGTCGCCTGTCCGACCCAGGACGACGCCGACGCCCTCGCCGTGATCGCCCGCAAGTCCCAGATCCCGGTGATCGCCGACATCCACTTCCAGCCGAAGTACGTCTTCGCCGCGATCGACGCCGGCTGCGCGGCGGTCCGGGTCAACCCCGGCAACATCAAGCAGTTCGACGACCAGGTCAAGGAGATCGCCAAGGCCGCGGGCGAGGCGGGCACCCCGATCCGGATCGGCGTCAACGCCGGCTCCCTGGACCGCCGTCTGCTCCAGAAGTACGGCAAGGCCACCCCGGAGGCGCTGGTCGAGTCCGCGCTCTGGGAGGCGTCCCTCTTCGAAGAGCACGGCTTCCGCGACATCAAGATCTCCGTCAAGCACAACGACCCCGTCGTGATGGTCAACGCCTACCGGCAGCTGGCCGCCCAGTGCGACTACCCGCTCCACCTCGGCGTCACCGAGGCCGGTCCGGCGTTCCAGGGCACCATCAAGTCCGCGGTGGCGTTCGGCGCGCTCCTCAGCGAGGGCATCGGCGACACCATCCGGGTCTCCCTCTCCGCCCCGCCCGCGGAGGAGGTCAAGGTCGGCATCCAGATCCTCGAATCGCTCAATCTGCGCCAGCGGCGTCTGGAGATCGTCTCCTGCCCCTCCTGCGGCCGCGCCCAGGTCGACGTCTACAAGCTCGCCGACGAGGTCACCGCCGGTCTGGAGGGCATGGAGGTCCCGCTGCGGGTCGCCGTCATGGGCTGTGTCGTCAACGGCCCGGGCGAGGCGCGCGAGGCCGACCTCGGCGTCGCCTCCGGCAACGGCAAGGGCCAGATCTTCGTCAAGGGCGAGGTCATCAAGACCGTCCCCGAGTCGAAGATCGTCGAGACCCTGATCGAAGAGGCGATGAAGATCGCGGAGCAGATGGAGAAGGACGGCGTCGCCTCGGGCGAACCGACGGTCGCCATCGGCGCCTGA
- a CDS encoding YlxR family protein: MSGRTHVGACPERTCVGCRERAAKSDLLRIVRIGDECVPDDRGTLPGRGAYVHPAVVCLDQAVRRRAFPRALRSEGPLDTAALRLHVQAVTEQDE, encoded by the coding sequence GTGTCTGGCCGGACGCATGTCGGCGCATGCCCAGAACGTACGTGTGTGGGCTGCCGCGAGCGGGCGGCCAAGAGCGACCTTCTGCGCATCGTGAGAATCGGGGACGAGTGCGTCCCCGATGATCGCGGTACGCTGCCCGGCCGGGGTGCGTATGTACACCCCGCCGTGGTCTGTCTCGACCAGGCGGTCCGCCGCCGGGCGTTTCCCCGGGCCCTCAGGTCCGAGGGCCCGCTCGACACGGCCGCACTCCGTCTGCACGTGCAGGCGGTGACGGAGCAGGACGAGTAA
- a CDS encoding GNAT family N-acetyltransferase has product MLTQTTTRVLEPSDLGAALAVLESEPVENAFVTSRVQVAGLDPWRLGGEMWGWYTEGRLRSLCYSGANLVPVCATPEAVRAFADRARRTGRRCSSIVGPAGPTAQLWRLLEPHWGPARDIRARQPLMVTETTAPDIEPDPHVRRIRKDEMEVIMPACVAMFTEEVGVSPMAGDGGLLYQARVAELVGSGRSFARIDGGRVVFKAEIGAATTQACQIQGVWVDPEYRGRGLSETGMAAVLRYALADVAPVVSLYVNDYNTPARAAYRRVGFREVGAFMSILF; this is encoded by the coding sequence GTGTTGACGCAGACCACCACCCGGGTCCTCGAACCCAGCGACCTCGGCGCCGCGCTCGCCGTGCTGGAGAGCGAGCCCGTGGAGAATGCTTTTGTCACCTCACGGGTCCAGGTCGCCGGGCTCGACCCCTGGCGCCTCGGCGGCGAGATGTGGGGCTGGTACACCGAAGGACGGCTCCGCTCCCTCTGCTACTCCGGCGCCAACCTCGTCCCCGTCTGCGCCACCCCCGAGGCCGTGCGCGCCTTCGCCGACCGGGCCCGCCGCACCGGCCGCCGCTGCTCCTCCATCGTCGGCCCGGCCGGGCCGACCGCCCAGCTCTGGCGGCTCCTCGAACCCCACTGGGGCCCCGCCCGCGATATCCGCGCCCGTCAGCCGCTGATGGTGACCGAGACGACCGCGCCCGATATCGAACCCGATCCGCACGTCCGCCGCATCCGCAAGGACGAGATGGAGGTGATCATGCCCGCGTGCGTGGCCATGTTCACCGAGGAGGTCGGAGTCTCCCCGATGGCGGGCGACGGCGGCCTCCTCTACCAGGCCCGGGTCGCCGAGCTCGTCGGCTCCGGCCGCTCCTTCGCCCGCATCGACGGCGGCCGGGTCGTCTTCAAGGCCGAGATCGGCGCGGCCACCACCCAGGCCTGCCAGATCCAAGGCGTCTGGGTCGACCCCGAGTACCGCGGACGCGGGCTCTCCGAGACCGGGATGGCCGCCGTACTGCGATACGCCCTCGCCGATGTCGCCCCCGTCGTCAGCCTGTACGTCAACGACTACAACACCCCGGCCAGGGCCGCCTACCGGAGGGTCGGCTTCCGAGAGGTCGGCGCGTTCATGAGCATCCTCTTCTGA
- the rimP gene encoding ribosome maturation factor RimP, whose protein sequence is MSTTQSERLRALLDPLVSAAGLDLEEIEVTRAGRRRQLRIVVDSDEGVTLDACAELSRDISGALDASDVMGEEEYTLEVGSPGADRPLTEPRHYVRAAGRLVKFRLHEGDDLVARVLAVDEDGVDAEVPGVKGRKPTARRIAFGEIAGARVEIEFNRKDKKEEEA, encoded by the coding sequence ATGAGCACCACCCAGAGCGAGAGGCTGCGAGCGCTGCTGGATCCGCTCGTCAGCGCCGCCGGACTGGATCTCGAAGAGATCGAGGTGACCCGGGCGGGCCGTCGCCGTCAGCTGAGAATCGTGGTCGACTCCGACGAGGGCGTCACCCTCGACGCCTGTGCCGAGCTGAGCCGTGACATCTCCGGCGCGCTCGACGCCTCCGATGTGATGGGCGAGGAGGAGTACACCCTCGAAGTCGGTTCGCCCGGCGCCGACCGCCCGCTGACCGAGCCGCGCCACTATGTGCGCGCCGCCGGCCGTCTGGTGAAGTTCCGCCTCCACGAGGGCGACGACTTGGTCGCCCGGGTGCTCGCCGTGGACGAGGACGGGGTGGACGCCGAGGTTCCGGGGGTCAAGGGTCGCAAGCCGACCGCCCGCCGGATCGCCTTCGGCGAGATCGCCGGGGCGCGTGTCGAGATCGAGTTCAACCGCAAGGACAAGAAGGAAGAGGAGGCGTAG
- a CDS encoding proline--tRNA ligase, translating to MAAQVQRMSRLMVKTLRDDPADAETLSHKLLVRAGYVRRNAAGIWSWLPLGKAVLDNITRVVREEMDAAGAQEVSLPALLPKEPYEASGRWDEYGAELFRLKDRKGADYLLGPTHEEIFTLLVKDQCSSYKDLPVVLYQIQTKYRDEARPRSGILRSREFLMKDSYSFDTTDEGLAESYALHREAYIKIFRRLGLDHRIVSAVSGAMGGSASEEFLAPAAAGEDTFVHCTSCDYAANTEAVTFTVPAAETAEHPAVERLDTPDTPTIETLAAHLGVPASATLKNLLVKVDGEIVAVGVPGDREVDLGKLAEHLAPAEVELVTADDFTGRPDLVRGYVGPQGLDKVRYLADPRIAAGTAWITGANEEGFHARNVVAGRDFEVDEYLDVVVVEEGDPCPKCGHGLKLDRAIEIGHIFQLGRKYADAFQLDVLGRNGKPERVTMGSYGIGVSRAVAALAEQTADEQGLCWPAEIAPADVHVVAAGKAAQTEFALEAAEQLAAAGLRVLVDERPGVSPGVKFTDAELIGVPKILVAGRRVAEGVVELKDRRTGEREELPLAEAIARLSS from the coding sequence ATGGCAGCCCAGGTCCAGCGCATGTCCCGTCTGATGGTCAAGACACTGCGCGACGACCCGGCAGACGCGGAGACCCTCAGTCACAAGCTCCTGGTCCGCGCCGGGTACGTCCGGCGCAACGCGGCCGGCATCTGGTCCTGGCTGCCGCTGGGCAAGGCCGTCCTCGACAACATCACCCGGGTCGTCCGCGAGGAGATGGACGCCGCGGGCGCCCAGGAAGTGTCGCTCCCCGCGCTGCTGCCGAAGGAGCCCTACGAGGCCAGCGGCCGCTGGGACGAGTACGGCGCCGAGCTGTTCCGGCTCAAGGACCGCAAGGGCGCCGACTACCTCCTCGGCCCCACCCACGAGGAGATCTTCACCCTGCTGGTGAAGGACCAGTGCTCGTCCTACAAGGACCTGCCGGTCGTCCTCTACCAGATCCAGACGAAGTACCGCGACGAGGCGCGGCCCCGTTCGGGCATCCTGCGCAGCCGCGAGTTCCTGATGAAGGACTCGTACTCCTTCGACACCACCGACGAGGGCCTGGCCGAGTCCTACGCGCTCCACCGCGAGGCGTACATCAAGATCTTCCGGCGGCTCGGGCTCGACCACCGCATCGTCTCCGCCGTCTCCGGCGCGATGGGCGGCTCGGCGTCCGAGGAGTTCCTGGCGCCCGCCGCGGCCGGCGAGGACACCTTCGTGCACTGCACCTCCTGCGACTACGCCGCCAACACGGAAGCCGTCACCTTCACCGTGCCCGCCGCCGAGACGGCGGAGCACCCGGCCGTCGAGCGGCTGGACACCCCGGACACCCCCACCATCGAAACCCTCGCGGCCCACCTCGGGGTGCCCGCCTCGGCGACCCTGAAGAACCTCCTCGTCAAGGTCGACGGCGAGATCGTCGCCGTCGGCGTCCCCGGGGACCGCGAGGTCGACCTCGGCAAGCTCGCCGAGCACCTCGCCCCCGCCGAGGTCGAACTGGTCACCGCCGACGACTTCACCGGCCGCCCCGACCTGGTCCGCGGCTACGTCGGCCCCCAGGGCCTCGACAAGGTCCGCTACCTGGCCGACCCGCGCATCGCCGCCGGTACGGCGTGGATCACCGGCGCCAACGAGGAGGGCTTCCACGCCCGCAACGTCGTCGCCGGCCGCGACTTCGAGGTCGACGAGTACCTGGACGTGGTCGTCGTCGAGGAGGGCGACCCCTGCCCCAAGTGCGGCCACGGCCTCAAGCTGGACCGCGCCATCGAGATCGGCCACATCTTCCAGCTGGGCCGCAAGTACGCGGACGCCTTCCAGCTCGACGTCCTCGGCCGGAACGGCAAGCCCGAGCGGGTGACGATGGGCTCGTACGGCATCGGGGTCTCCCGTGCCGTCGCCGCACTCGCCGAGCAGACCGCCGACGAGCAGGGCCTGTGCTGGCCCGCGGAGATCGCCCCCGCGGACGTCCACGTGGTCGCCGCGGGCAAGGCCGCCCAGACCGAGTTCGCCCTCGAAGCGGCCGAGCAGCTGGCGGCGGCGGGCCTGCGGGTCCTGGTCGACGAGCGCCCCGGGGTCTCCCCGGGCGTCAAGTTCACCGACGCGGAACTGATCGGCGTCCCGAAGATCCTGGTCGCCGGCCGCAGGGTGGCCGAGGGCGTGGTGGAGCTGAAGGACCGCCGCACGGGTGAGCGCGAGGAGCTCCCGCTGGCGGAGGCGATCGCCCGTCTCTCGTCGTAG
- a CDS encoding GNAT family N-acetyltransferase has protein sequence MASDLGGVPHLPAATIEPVDLAARLDEALMVQALAFGLTHAEVEVRRPIVQRHLHQPGARALAALTDTGRLVGFVYGMPNSRAHWWSTVVEPYLRTTGSEPWLDDSFVITELHVHPRFQGRGLGRGLITAITDGAAQPRSILSAIDTESPARALYRSLGYRDLARRVHFPSAPRPYAVMGAPLPLSRGN, from the coding sequence ATGGCATCCGACCTCGGGGGCGTCCCCCACCTCCCCGCCGCCACCATCGAGCCGGTCGACCTCGCGGCCCGGCTCGACGAGGCCCTGATGGTGCAGGCACTCGCCTTCGGACTGACCCATGCCGAGGTCGAGGTCCGCCGCCCCATCGTCCAGCGCCATCTGCACCAGCCGGGCGCCCGCGCCCTCGCCGCCCTCACCGACACCGGACGGCTCGTCGGCTTCGTGTACGGAATGCCCAACAGCCGCGCCCACTGGTGGTCCACCGTGGTGGAGCCGTACCTCCGCACCACCGGCAGCGAACCCTGGCTGGACGACTCGTTCGTCATCACCGAACTGCACGTCCACCCCCGCTTTCAGGGGCGGGGCCTGGGGCGCGGTCTGATCACCGCCATCACCGACGGCGCCGCCCAACCCCGCTCCATCCTGTCCGCCATCGACACCGAATCCCCGGCCCGCGCCCTCTACCGGAGCCTCGGCTACCGGGATCTCGCGCGCCGCGTCCACTTCCCGAGCGCACCCCGCCCGTACGCCGTGATGGGCGCCCCGCTGCCGCTGTCGCGCGGCAACTGA
- the nusA gene encoding transcription termination factor NusA, producing the protein MDIDVKLLKGLAQEKEIPFDLLVEAIESALLIAYHRTPDSRRQARVVLSRDTGHVTVWAKEDPADVPEGQEPKDFDDTPTDFGRIAATTARQVIQQRLRDAENDVTFGEYARREGDIVSGQVQQGKDPKNVLVKLDDKLEAILPVQEQVPGEEYTHGLRLRTYVVRVAKGVRGPSVTLSRTHPSLVKKLFALEVPEIADGSVEIAAIAREAGHRTKIAVRSTRSGLNAKGACIGPMGGRVRNVMAELHGEKIDIVDWSDDPAEMVANALSPARVSKVEVVDLGARSARVTVPDYQLSLAIGKEGQNARLAARLTGWRIDIRSDTEQPADAPTEQNGR; encoded by the coding sequence GTGGACATCGACGTAAAGCTCCTGAAGGGCTTGGCACAGGAGAAGGAGATTCCCTTCGACCTGCTGGTCGAGGCGATCGAGTCGGCCCTCCTCATCGCGTACCACCGCACCCCGGACAGCCGCCGCCAGGCCCGGGTCGTGCTGAGCCGGGACACCGGCCATGTGACCGTCTGGGCGAAGGAGGACCCGGCCGACGTGCCGGAGGGCCAGGAGCCCAAGGACTTCGACGACACCCCGACCGACTTCGGCCGGATCGCCGCGACCACGGCCCGCCAGGTCATCCAGCAGCGGCTGCGGGACGCCGAGAACGACGTCACCTTCGGCGAGTACGCCCGCCGGGAGGGCGATATCGTCTCCGGCCAGGTGCAGCAGGGCAAGGACCCGAAGAACGTCCTGGTCAAGCTGGACGACAAGCTGGAGGCCATCCTGCCGGTGCAGGAGCAGGTCCCCGGCGAGGAGTACACCCACGGGCTGCGGCTGCGCACCTATGTCGTCCGGGTGGCCAAGGGTGTGCGCGGTCCGTCCGTCACCCTCTCCCGCACCCACCCGAGCCTGGTGAAGAAGCTCTTCGCGCTGGAGGTCCCCGAGATCGCGGACGGCAGCGTCGAGATCGCCGCCATCGCCCGCGAGGCCGGCCACCGCACCAAGATCGCGGTCCGCTCCACCCGGTCCGGGCTGAACGCCAAGGGCGCCTGCATCGGCCCGATGGGCGGCCGGGTCCGCAATGTGATGGCCGAACTGCACGGCGAGAAGATCGACATCGTCGACTGGTCGGACGACCCGGCCGAAATGGTGGCGAACGCGCTCTCCCCGGCCCGGGTCAGCAAGGTGGAGGTCGTGGACCTCGGGGCCCGTTCGGCCCGGGTCACCGTCCCCGACTACCAGCTCTCCCTGGCGATCGGCAAGGAAGGGCAGAACGCCCGGCTCGCCGCGCGCCTCACCGGCTGGCGCATCGACATCCGCTCGGACACCGAGCAGCCCGCCGATGCCCCCACGGAGCAGAACGGCCGCTGA